The genomic window TTATAAGAATAGAGGTGGGCGGGGCAGACGAAGAGGCAGGGGCGAAGATCGCAACGGGACCTGCATATCTCGTGGTTGATGGTGATGTGGCTCTCTTTGTCGGTCTTGAACGCATCGAGGGCGAGTTTCTCTTCTATCTTCATATGTGTCTGATCCTGTAGAGGTCTTTCAATCTTTTGAGACTTAGGAGACCGGAGGACTTGAGGGT from Syntrophorhabdaceae bacterium includes these protein-coding regions:
- a CDS encoding 4Fe-4S dicluster domain-containing protein, which encodes MKIEEKLALDAFKTDKESHITINHEICRSRCDLRPCLFVCPAHLYSYNEEHDEMVVEYAGCLECGTCLVACKEGALNWSYPRGDYGIQYRFG